From Cheilinus undulatus linkage group 18, ASM1832078v1, whole genome shotgun sequence, the proteins below share one genomic window:
- the LOC121525892 gene encoding tandem C2 domains nuclear protein, with protein sequence MECLKDCCKNFMKQKEQETQVITLKMPPNKDSAVGWEPEEGRIGVTEDYLLSKLPPDGREVPFVLPTFKASYVQPRGNRYPNLQSGPQSSARSTYAERKAELLGSSLFSYSPESSLHRGQMAEFMSPGSTRRDSMKKRSSSPQSPGWNLRPGGDQRLSSSMLDLSTAQTHMQHFDSLSSVLSSTSSTRFGSIESSLDSIPLSWDERELGKVCVQLNYQEALEQVWITLVQCSELNLPPDGAEQQKVGFKGIITVPKPIQFKSSIKEYSQDVSFMETFVFALRLQQLRCSALVLRLQTHSNKKRTVAECVLSLRQLGGQETEHWLDLSPRSKSSVCHAELNLTTCFQPVNGRIQLQVLAAQNLPASSTPLTQAFFVKVEMHQLERVVMKKKTRVIKASKGQCRWAETFHFLLAALDHDCSLSVKLYSRSSVRRKQCLGQIQLGNDSPVPEAVEQWKDMMAHPEKVVSAWHGLSPA encoded by the exons ATGGAGTGTCTCAAAGACTGCTGCAAAAACTTCATGAAGCAGAAGGAGCAGGAGACCCAAG TGATCACATTGAAGATGCCTCCAAACAAAGACTCAGCGGTAGGATGGGAGCCTGAAGAGGGGAGGATAGGGGTCACGGAGGATTATCTTCTCTCTAAGCTGCCCCCTGATGGCAGAGAGGTGCCGTTTGTGCTGCCCACCTTTAAGGCCTCGTATGTCCAACCCAGAGGAAACCGCTACCCTAACCTACAGTCTGGACCTCAGA GTTCAGCTCGGAGCACCTATGCAGAGAGGAAGGCAGAGCTGCTgggctcctctctcttcagctacAGCCCAGAGTCCAGCTTACATCGGGGGCAGATGGCCGAGTTCATGTCGCCCGGGTCCACCCGCAGAGACTcaatgaagaagaggagctCCAGTCCACAGAGTCCAG GTTGGAATCTGAGGCCGGGTGGTGACCAACGTCTGAGCAGCTCCATGCTCGACCTGTCGACGGCTCAGACTCACATGCAG CACTTTGACTCTCTCTCCAGCGTCCTCAGCAGCACGTCCTCCACCAGGTTTGGCTCCATTGAAAGCAGCttag ACTCTATCCCCCTGTCCTGGGACGAGCGTGAGCTGGGGAAGGTGTGCGTCCAGCTGAACTACCAGGAGGCTCTGGAGCAGGTGTGGATCACTCTGGTCCAG tgcTCAGAACTCAACCTTCCTCCAGATGGAGCAGAACAACAGAAGGTTGGATTTAAAGGGATCATCACCGTCCCCAAACCCATTCAGTTCAAGAGCTCCATCAAGGAGTACAGTCAG GACGTGTCCTTCATGGAGACCTTTGTGTTCGCATTGCGTCTCCAGCAGTTGCGTTGCAGCGCTCTGGTGCTGCGTCTGCAGACTCACAGCAACAAGAAGCGTACGGTGGCCGAGTGCGTCCTCTCTCTACGACAGCTCGGCGGTCAGGAGACGGAGCACTGGCTTGACCTCAGCCCTCGCTCCAAATCCTCT GTGTGCCATGCTGAGCTCAATCTCACCACGTGCTTTCAGCCAGTGAACGGTCGCATCCAGCTGCAAGTCCTCGCTGCTCAGaatctcccagcatcctccactCCACTCACGCAGG CGTTTTTTGTCAAAGTGGAGATGCACCAGCTGGAGCGGGTGGTTATGAAGAAGAAGACTCGAGTGATTAAGGCGTCAAAGGGTCAGTGTCGGTGGGCGGAGACTTTCCACTTCCTCTTGGCTGCGTTAGACCACGACTGCTCACTGTCCGTCAAACTTTACAGCCGCAGCTCAGTCAGGAGGAAACAGTGTCTCGGACAG ATCCAGCTGGGAAACGACAGCCCAGTGCCTGAAGCAGTGGAGCAGTGGAAGGACATGATGGCTCATCCAGAGAAAGTCGTGTCTGCGTGGCATGGACTGAGCCCCGCATAA